The genomic DNA TCTTTCCACCCCTGGAGAGCACACTTCCCCGTGTTCCCCCGACTTCTTTGCCCGGCCCTCTGGGACTTGAATGAACAGGTGCTAACATACCGCCTAGAAGTTCATCACTGCCCGGCCCCGCGCCAGCGGCTACTCTGCCCCTTTGCCCTTCGGAGCGCCGCTGCGGCGCGCGCCCAAGGTCCCAGGGCTTTGCGCTGGGGGAGCTGAAGTACGCTGCCCCCGGGAGAACGGGGCGCAGGCCTCCGGGCCTCGGCTCAAGACGTCCCGCAGCGGTGGCAGGGGCGGGACAGGGGCAGCTCTGAGACAGACTTGGGCAAACTGGAGCTGCCGCCCCTCAGCATCCCCCTTGCGGCAGACAGGGCGGGTGAAGAAGGGGccatccccttctcctcctctcggGGTCTGGCCTCCAAGAGGTCGCCTCCTCCTGGGTTCGGGTCAGGGTCTCCGGGGCCCAACCACTCCCTGGCGGGGGAGCCGGGCCAGGGCTCGCAGGGAGcggcccccaggccccagggcgCCCACTGCGGGCGGGACACGGGCAGTGcagcctgtgcccctgggcccCGGTGACCGCTGCCTGGGAGGGGAAGATGCCTCCACCTCCGCCCTGCGCCGACCGCGAGGCGCCGGCGGGCCTTCGCCGGCTCAGGAGGTGTCCGCGGGGCGCACGAGGGCGCAGCGGTGGCCCGGCAGCGGTGCGCGGACCCCCCGCCCAGGCGCACCCGCATGCGCTCCATCCCGCCGCCGCTGGACCCCCTCTGCGGCCCCCACCAGCCTTCGCAGctgttcccttcctcctctgggaggcAAACCTGCGCAAGAGGGCATCTGGAGTGGGGTCAGTGCCACCTTGGTTTTTATTCTAGAAGTGGCTCAGTTCTGCTTAAGAGGGTGAGCTCCCCAGGCGTATTCAAGGTTTTTGATGGCCTTTTGTCAGGAAACTTTTAATCACACAGAATTTAGCCTCTAATCGGCCAGACATTTAAACGGCACAGCGTAAAACCTTCCATTTTTAACATCCACTCTGGTGTTTGCTGGAAATTTGCCACCGAATTTCGGCTCAAGCTGAAGGTTACCAGGATTTATCATTGTTTCCCCAGGATGTTGAACCCTCCTGGGctcctcttctttcatttaagatacttaaaaaaaaaaaaaattcttgtaagCGCTTGGGCcattttgtttaagaaatttgttttatctCCCACGGTTTTGAAATccagaaatatttctgaaatgaggaggagggggaattggagacagaaagcagctgTGCACCAAGAAATAATAAGTATCATGCAAAAAGATCACAGCTAATAGATGTCCTTTACAAGTGTAAATATCTATgtttaattgctttaaaaatgtggGGTGGAAAAACACAATTATATATTGCGATAACAAACCTGTACAGGTAGTTTCTGAACAATGCAAAACAAGtgctgaaaattttttctttatgattgaAATACTTGTTCCAAAATTACGACACCACCTACCCAAATATCATGTTGCCCCACCTGCAAATGCTTGAAGAGGAATAGTTACCGATTGAATGCCTTTAGATTCGgccttaataaaaagaaaattgcataGCTTTTATATTGTTGGACATCCGGAAATGCATCTTCCAATATCATTGTCAGCTTAGTGTTATTCTCGACATTTTAAATTGTCAATTTTTCAtagatacataatatataattcctaataaatataaacacatcaTTTTATTAATCTGATTTTAATAACATGCATTTTTATAATTACTGTACAACTGAAATAGACATAGAATTAGAATGTGTGCATGTCTTTATTCAACAGTATATTCTTAGACACCTTGTTcaaacaaatgaatttaaaagaaaataaaacaagaaaaaaaaatccagtagaAACAGAATCACAGTGCTTTAcagacaaaaggaaaggaaaagaaattctcatACAAAAAGAGATTTATTCTTACATAGAAAATTCTCACAATAGTTGAAACACTCTTCAGAAACTAGTAAACACCTTAGATAGAGTTGTGCCAATTACTCAGCCCACAAGCATCTGCTTTGTCTTAATTAGACGGGGGAGGTGAATGACcactgtttattttcattttcctcattaattATGAAAAACTGCATTTAATTCATCTTGCATGGTGAGAGATTGGCTGCGCAGATGTAAGTCGTAAGGGAAGTGGCTGTCGGTGGGCAACCTGAACATGGCACCCTGCCCAAGGGGACCCCTGGGTGGCACTGCACAGTAATGCATGCCGTAATTGTAATTTTTGCCATAGTCCAAGCTTTCTTCTTGCTTCAGGGAAAATATCCCGTTATAGTTAATTGGGGGAGGACTTAAGGGACCTTCAAACTGAGGGCTGGCACACTCAGGGGAAGTGCTCTCATAGAAGGATTCGTATGCACTGCAATAATTGTAGGGTTTCATGGACTTGGAATTATCAAGAGTTCCATGCCCCGGGGGAGTGGCGAGCTCAGGGCTGTGGTAGGGCGGGTAGAAAGTAGAGTAGGGTGACCGTGTGTGGTGCGCAGCCTCCCCACCCTGACCCATCAGGAAGCTCCTGGCGTTGAGCTGCAAGCAGCCTGCCACCAAGTTTGTAGTTGGCTGGGAAAGACCTTTGCATAAGTTTTGGACAAACGTGAGCAGATCAGGTCTCTTGCCGATTCTCAGAATTTCAGAAAGTGCCCAGATGTAGTTTTTGGCCAGTCGTAAAGTTTCTATTTTGGACAGTTTTTGGGTTTTAGAATAACAGGGGACTACTTTTCTTAAATTGTCCAGTGCGTCGTTCAGGCCGTGCATCCTGTTCCTCTCGCGCGCGTTAGCTTCCTGTCTCCTGAACTTGACCCTCTCCAGTCGGAGCTTGgtcgtctttttttttctaagaccCCTCCTTCTGGGCAACccattttcatcttcctcttccctgtcttcttcctcttcttctttctcggTTTCTTCTCCAGGGGCCTTTTTGATGCTCTTTCCTCGAAGGACAATCTGTTTGGAAAAGCTTTCTGGTTTCTTAATTTGCTTCTGGTCCTCGCATTCTCTAGAAAACTTTCTGCACATCTGGGATTCTGGCATTACAACAGACTCATCAAACGGTAGTGTTAACATGGTTCTCTAATCTTAAATTACCTGAAAAAATGCCAGCACAacatttaaagtgttttcatttttaaagtttatacaCTTAAAACATGTTTAATGACTTCATCATAACAAtacaaaaacacatgaaaaagacTGATTCCGGGGctaattttttttacatgaaatataatttttgagtTTGTGCAGACGAGCAATTACAAAAAACATTGACACATGCAAATAGGATTAATTTATACaggaaaattatcaaaagaaaataaaacatgaagcaTTTATTGTaataccaccaccacctccacttcTCTTTGATTGTAAACTGATTTTTAATACACAAAAAGGACCGTGGAATTCAAACAAATGCAAAACATGATATAGCAATGCAGAATTTCATTAATTCCAATTCCCTTGAGTACAAAATGAGAAGAGAcaccagtttttaaaatagaaagtgcTACCTCTCCATTAGCTGATGAATTTAGgagattttttttagaaaaaaaataagccttaACTTTATTTGTTGTATTATATAACTGTGAAT from Equus quagga isolate Etosha38 chromosome 8, UCLA_HA_Equagga_1.0, whole genome shotgun sequence includes the following:
- the NEUROD6 gene encoding neurogenic differentiation factor 6, with the protein product MLTLPFDESVVMPESQMCRKFSRECEDQKQIKKPESFSKQIVLRGKSIKKAPGEETEKEEEEEDREEEDENGLPRRRGLRKKKTTKLRLERVKFRRQEANARERNRMHGLNDALDNLRKVVPCYSKTQKLSKIETLRLAKNYIWALSEILRIGKRPDLLTFVQNLCKGLSQPTTNLVAGCLQLNARSFLMGQGGEAAHHTRSPYSTFYPPYHSPELATPPGHGTLDNSKSMKPYNYCSAYESFYESTSPECASPQFEGPLSPPPINYNGIFSLKQEESLDYGKNYNYGMHYCAVPPRGPLGQGAMFRLPTDSHFPYDLHLRSQSLTMQDELNAVFHN